In Cryptomeria japonica chromosome 1, Sugi_1.0, whole genome shotgun sequence, the sequence CCTTTTTTTGTCCTAAGAGATAGGAATATtatatgttataactacaatgaaTTTGGTCATAAGAGCCATGAATGTAGTAGAAAAATATATTAGTCAAGTGGCAGCCTTTCTACCTATTCATTCAACAAAAGTGTAAAATGTAGCTACTATCAAAACTATGGTCACCAAGAAAGAGAATGTAGAACTCAATTAAGACACAAATATGCATGGAATAAAAATCTAAGTGTCTTTGGATTGTCTATAAATTCTCTCATTCCTTCAGCTAGTCTCAAAATTATGAATTGGTGAAGGAAATCCTATCAGTCAAACAAAAGCCACTCCATTCCTATAATTGATGCACACATAGTTTGTTTTGTATGTCATAATATTGGGCATAGAGCATAGTATTGCAGGAGTAAGTTTATGAATTTATCTAAATACAAAAAGAAGGTAGATACCCTAATCAAGCAAAACAAAGAGTCTATGAAAgtttagagaaggaaaaacaatcCAGGTGATGAGAAAGGCAAGAAGGATGAAACTATGAGCAAGTATTGTGCATCCCATGCACATGTGATATCCCCTAAACCTTAAGGAGAAGTAGAACCTTAGGGGGAGCTAAACCTAATCATATCTCTCACCCCTAATTTCTGAAAATAACAAGTGTAAAGACAGTTCAAAGGACAATAACTAGAGACAGGGAAGTTGATAAGAATGATGATTGTTTATGTTTATTTTAGTTGATTTTGAGTTAGTAAAAAATATTTGTATATTTGTCATAGTTTCTTTCAAGTTGTAGAAGATTATGCCCTAGCAACAAATTAAGGTTTGACATTGTTGGCATATAGTTATTGTTTATTGTGAAATTTCCCTTGATCGTGGTTGCATACTTTATATATGTGAGATCAAATGCAGTTGCAAGTGTTGAAAAATAAACCACAGACAATGCATATTGCATAAAATGGTTTGTGTTGAGTGGTTGCAGAATAGTCATTGCCAATAATTGGATAACAACCATCTCATTTATTATGGGACTGGTCTATGTCACTATTCATAGTTTATGTTTGAAAAAGGTTGAGCATGTAGTTTGTGTTACACAAATCTTTGTGACAATATACAACAATTTAGGAAAGGATACAATTCATTAGATCAATGAATTGATAAGTTTGGTGCAACATAAAAGTGTAATGATTGATGTAAAGGCATAAGAATAATGATAAATTATACAACAACAACATATGAGGAGTTAAATGTATTAGGATAAATTGGATATTCAGAACAATGTTGAAGCTAAAAGGACAATGCACATGAGAAAAATAGTAACCTATTTGAAACAATAGATGTGCTATTTGCTTGCGAGTATAGGGACTACAAGTAGTTTGATTGTTACAACAAGATATCAGAGGCATACGAAAGATTTTCAGAAGAAAGAGGGTGGAGTAGGAAAGGTAGACCGCGCAGAGTGAAGTGTGTATGTGTGAATCTAAAGAAATGAAATGCTATGTGAAAGAGGTGTAGAAGACTAGAGTACGGAATCCATAAAGTTCAGAAGTGTAACCAATGTAGCTAGTGAGTGCATGAACACAAAGAAAGGTTGCACACAAAATGACTAAGTGAAGAGACACTGGGGGTTAGAAAAGAGATAACTGCTGTCACAAAAGTCTACCCGCTTGATGAACAACCCTCatcatcaaccttgtgacacattgaaacaacctccaagtgtgggatctTACATATTGTGAGGCCGAGTCTCTATAGAAGGTCAACTTCCTTTTCAATCTGAATGTAGGTATTGGTCTAACCCAACATTAATGAATCCTAATCTATTGATTTTGAAGGAAAAAGGggaagaaagaatgcttgaaaaGGGAAATGAGGTTCTCACCTAGATTGAATTTTTGATCTCCCTACCTATAACTGCACAAAACACCAATAGGACTACCCAAAGCATGCACAAGATCCTATCCTAATTAGCTTCTTAAATGAAGGGTGAAGGTTGAAATTCTTGTAAGATTGCAAGAGGGACTGAATCAATTCACAAATGACATCCAAAGAGGGTTGAAGATAATCACATACAacttgggaaagcaaacaaggatGTATCCAAAGAACAAGGCAAACAAATTACACAAATTGTGAGAACTAAATGAAGGCATAATAGGTAAATTCTATTCATGTAAAGGCAAGACAAATTTTACAATTGTAGAAAACATGATTTTTTCTACCAAAGAAAAGAGGAGAGATCCCTGCAACAGGGTTACGAAATTGCTTTTATAGTTTAGGCAAAACTCCGATTGGATTGTAGTTAGAAACCTAACCCTACTAGGGTTAGGTTATAAAATATCAGAGGGGGAATCAAATCAAGAAGATGATTTGATCTGTGTATACAATAATCTGGAAGATATCCTCTTCTACTGGGAAGAAGCAAAAATATTTGCAGATAGAGAAGGTTCTGTGTATGAGTGCATCATGGTGGCGCCTGCAAAACAAAAAGTCTTTGATCCACATTGAATGGCTATAGGTAGCATCTGGAATCAGTTTGCGGAGCACTATTTGGAGATTTGAATCTCGACTGTTAGATCCTCCATGTCGTGCGCAGATGGATGTGTGAGATCATGCCACATAGTTGTCCAAGAGTCTCAACTAGAGTTTAAAACATTATTGTCCGATCATCCCTTAAGTCAAAATCCATGGCTGCCATTGTGCCACGTATCGAGTTGGACCCACAAACCTATTGCTTCTTGTGGAGGGGACCTCACCATGGATTTCAACCTTTTCGCCAAGACCAAGCCCTTTGGAAAGACACCCTTTGTGCTTTGTTGGCCTTGGAAGCTATGCCAAAAAGGGGACTGGTGTGGTCAAGACATGGCCAAGGTCCTACTAACAAATGTCAGGAGTTTTCCAAGAGAAGGCCCTTCGCCAAGACCTCAATCCTACCTTGTTGGCCTTGGAAGCTTTACCAAAAAGGCTAATGACTCTGCTAGCCGGTGACTAGGAAAAGGAGAAATCAACCCTTCCATGGATTGTGACCCTCCAACCGGTGCTCCTTTAGTGATTTGACCACCCTAGCCGGTCAATGATCAGTTAGAAAAATAGAGCccgaaaagaaataaaaggattaAAAGCCTTAACacttagggtttaggtttttagGGCTCAAAAGGAGGTTTTCTCTAAGGGCTTTAGCCAGTCTTCTCTATCTCAAATCATATCTTTTTAGGGCTAATAATTGAGATAAAAATAGTCAACATTTTTTCGTGACTTAGAGGGGTGACAAGCCTGCTTGGGCAAAAGATGAGAGGCCTTATAGATCATTGAGAAAAGAGTCAAGACATGGAAAAGATAGATAATATTTGCCCATACAACCTAGAATAGAATTTCTCCCATTCTGAAAGAACAACCTGGCACACATGCACATCTTGGAAGggaaataattgaaataaaaaaatatagtgCCAAAGCACTTGGAGGAAAGAAAACCTAATCTATCCTACTTTAGCCAATCAAACTTGAAACCTTTAAACAAATCCATTCAATGATTGGTTAAAGTAGCTTCTCTGAATAAGGAAGGATGAATTGCATGGTCTTGATACATGATACCGAGCTGAAAGACAATTGGCAATACAATCATCAATTGCAAAAGAAATTGTGAATCATAAAAAAGATCACAACCTCCCAGATTTTGATGAAACACATTGCTGGCTTGGAATGCATTTGTAGATTGGGTCTGTGACTCTACAACTGATACTTCATGCTTGGCCTCCATCATGGAAAGATACCTAATTGGGCACCCTTTTGAAATGCAAAATTTTGGACTCTCCTTGCGAGCCTCAACTTGTTCAAATGTCCTATTAACCATAATCTAATCCTGTTGATCATAAACTCTTTCTCTTAAGGGCACTACACTCTCGTCAAGTTTGGAACAAAAATCATTAATGATATTTGAGAACATATAATCATCAAGATCATGATCAAACTTTACATATGTGATATGTTCTACctcaacttcaaaattttgaaaatcagagatatcaaattttttatcttcatcaatcAACTTTGATTTCTGCCCTTGCTCATTTGTTTTCTCTTGGACCTGCACTTGACATGGCAAAAAAGAAGGTACTTCAATGATGTGCTCCTCTTGATTCTAAATAACCAATTCGCTGTGAGGGGTCCGCTTGGAGTCCAAACTTGAACAAAACCCCTCCGAATCATCCCAAAATGAGTCTTCCTGCAACTCTTCATCACTTTTAGTAAAATGGGATTAATTTTGGTGCTGCTTCAATTCTCTAGGAGGTTTGATAAATCTAAAAAAGAAGCAGAACTGGGATCCTCCATGGCTCCATAGTCCTATGATTTTTTTCTACTTTCAATGTAGGCTCCTGCAACATGATCTCGGATTCCTCAATGTTGTACTCATTAGCAACAAGCCACTTACTAAAATTGTGAGGACGAAGATTGCCATCTTCCCTCCACATAACATGTCCATCCTTGCAAAGGCATATAGTATAAAGAAAAGGGCACCGAGGGGGATGAATAATAGGCTCTTGCATATCCCTATTTAGCATCCTCTTGAAACTTGGAATGTTGAAATTAGAGGTCCTAAGGGCAAAAAAATCCTCCTCCATCGGCTCATTTAGGATATAAGGGGCTATTGATACTTGTTTAATAGGCTCCTCATATGAATGAAATTACTCAAGAATAGCTCCTGAAATGAGGGAGGATTATGAGGACCACCTTGTTTAAAATTTTGAACCTTGAATCTAGGACTTTCCTATATAGGTTCCTCAATAGGTTTAGAGGGTCTCCCATGTCTAAAGCTTGGAATTTAAAATTTAGGAGATCTAGAGGAAAAATATTCCTCTTGCATACATTGCAACTCCATGGCCGCCAACTCACTGATTTATTCCTTCCTAGCATAAGCAAGCTTCTCTGTAAAGATGTCTTCATGATTTTGTTCTTGAGCCTCATActcttgttgttattgttgttgataAAGTGCCTCTTCCTACTGCTAATCCCATTGTTGTTGTTGCTTGATTTCATCCAACTATCTTTTGAAATCTAATATCATATTTCTTATTTCATAACATGCCTCTGACACCATAATCTCTGCACGAAGGCCCATCTCACTTTTTTGAGGTTGTTAGGCTGAATAGGGGTGGGTGGCTGTTAAGCAATAGGAAAATTCCCACTTGCTGCTAGAGCAAAGTCATTTGGATTGAACTGGGAGCAATCCTAGTTTTTTCTTGTTGGTAGGGGGGGGAGAATGATTTGCATTTTCAAAAAAAGGGGGGTGAAGAGAAGTTACAACCGTGATATGTACTCCTTGTAGAAGCATTTAAAAGAGACGATCTTTGTTATATAAAATGCTTGCAAAGGgaaaaaggatctgccttatcAAAGAAAGATGACATACCATGATTCACCAGAATTTGTAGAAGTCAAGTGCTTGAAGAATAATGCTTCCAAAGCCTTGAGACTGAAGATCACACCAGACCTTCAGTTGATTGAGCTTAGGATTGCTTTAACCAGTAGATCTTCTTTGTAGAGTTGCCAGGTATGTGAATGCTGCCTCCAAAGGATGAGTTCGCTGATAGACACACcaactataaaaaataaataagaaagcCTGAACTAAGGACTAGCTCAAtcagtcccaccgggtgtgccagaaactattgtcacaaaagtctACTTGCTTGATGAACAAcgctgatcatcaaccttgtgacacattgaaacaacctccaagtgtgggaccttgcatattgtgaggttgagtctctggaGAAGGCTGACTTCCTTTTCAATCTGGATGGAGGTGTTGGTCTAACCTAACACTGATGAATCTTAATTTATTGATTTTGaagggaaaaggggaagaaggaatgcttgaaagggGAAATGAGGTTTGCATCTAGATTGAATTTTTGATCTCCCTGCCTATATCTGCACAAAACACCAATAGGACTATCCAAAGCATGCACAAGATCCTATCCTAATTAGCTTCCTCTATGAAGGGTGAAGGTTGGAATTTTTTTAAGATGCACCTAGTTGAATTCAAAATAGTGGCGTAAACTGAGCAGATAAATTTGTTGTTAGAGAGGTCATTCATCGCTTAACAcaatggttcaaggacaatttcatgatcacgaGACCTTGTTCATTACAATTCATGATTCCCTTTACCTATTAGAAGACaacatgtcctttgatagcctACGCAGTTCTTTATTTCTTGCCCTGAGATTGTGTGTCTTAGTATTGTAAACTTCTCTCTATCTTGCCCttaggttgtgtgccttagttttgcaagtccaatTAGGTGTAGTGAGCTCCTTGGTCTTCAacctaaaatattgtaatcaattattcatattgtgagtgtgattctcaccgtaTTTTTTCtctccttgggttttccacataaatctggtgtgtttgtgtcttttgtgttttatgctttcatgtttcataattgcatagataagttaattgtggtttgaattTTAAAGGATTATAAGTAAGTTTTCTAAGtcctaaaatattgtaatcaattatccatattgtgagtgtgattctcaccgtaTTTTTTTcctccttgggttttccacataaatctggtgtttttgtgtcttttgtgctttatGCTTTGATGTTTCATAATTGCATaaataagttaattgtggtttgaattTTACAAGATTATAAGTAAGTTTTTTAAGATccaaactaattcactcccccctctcagtcttgtggtgtgttcaacattattattgcaaggttgagacaccatttgtCTAACATTCACCTAATCAAAACATTGTATATTCCTTTTGTAATTTTTGTTACCTAGTCTAAACATTGTACACTATCCACAAAGAACTTTTACAACTTCTTTGGCTATAAGAGCCAATGACTTAGAGGTATCCATTTTGCCAAATTCGCTGGGAACGATCTTGACCTCATCCATTATGATGTCGATGTCTTACACTCAAGAAGACTTGATCTCTAATGGACTCATTTAGAATCATTCAACCTCACCAATAAACTAGACatatattcattttttattatttgtgTTTGAAAGTCAAGTATTTTGGAGAAGCATTTATCAAAACATTTCAAAAGattattgacaatttttttgttgttggatATTTTCTCCATCTTATTTGACATTTTATTTAAAATAACCACATTCTTGAATCCAATTGATATAAAAAATTGAGACAcctttaataatattataaaactTCCGAATACATTTTCAAAAGATGTTAGGGACTCAGCTTAAAAAGCCAAAGCATTTGTAATTTGATGGGTGAAGAAGGGTTGAGATTTGCTTGATAGATACAATTTTCAAGCTCTTGGGACGTGTAAATACAACGTTgctaaataatcaaaacaatcgaTGAAAataatttgtatatacatatacctAGGTAGTTGAAGTCAAAATAGTGGCGTAAAGTGTGCGGAGAATTTGTTGTTAGGGAGGTCATCCATCGCTTAGTGGAGCCCTGTCTGTCTTTAAAATAATGTTGAATGAGAAATAAAAGTAAAATACAGGATTGGAGCAGTGGAAATTTCGATCCTCTTTCCGAATTCCATTTACCCCTCTTCTGTTCTCTTCTGTTCTGCGTGAAAATGGCAGAGAGTCCCTCCGTCTAGACTGTCCTGATCTGTTGGTCGGTGGAATCGAGGGTTTGGGGCAAGGGAGAATTTTCCTTGCTGATGTAAACAACCTGACAAATTTCGAACTTGAGATTTGTAGCACCGAGGTCCTTCCAGTAGGCCTCCCCGGGGCTGCCATTGGGCGAATCCAAGAGCGCAGAGGCGAACTCGGCGCTGTCCCATATGCCCAGCCCCATTATTAACTTGCCGTCTTTGGATTTGTAAAAGGCACTAGAATTAAGCCCCTCTATCTGCGCAAAGAAGGATTTGAGCACCGCCAGGCAGCTGTAAGCAATCAGCTCCTGGTTATTTAAATCCGTATAAATTCTCCTCACGCTAACAATGTCCCCCACCGACAGCTTCCCCTTGTTAAAATTCGCTTTCTGCTCCTCCGTGATCTTCTGGAACGAACCCCAGTCCACAACGCGGATTACTTCATCGTCTACGGTTCGAGTCTGGCTCACGCTCGAGACACAGAAAACTGCGACCTGTATTTACACAAAGAGGGGCAAATGAGTGAGTATCAGAAACGCAAGAAACCTTACAATTCGAAAATTTGTGACATTTTTTCCTACCCAGGAGCCATTAACGCTCTTCAAAATGATCGCTTTGAGATCCGCCGCCCGCTCGGCGAGGGAAATGAGAGACCTCAAATGAGCGACTGCGTCGTCAATGTCATGGCCGTCGGTGGGCTTATATACGCCGAAGGAGATCTTTACGCTTTCTTCGGGAGGATTGGAAGTGAGCGCCATCGGAAGGAAACACTTGAATTGTACTGAAACCCTAAACATGTAAATGCAAATTCCAGCAGCCAATGCCTAAAGATGGAAATTTAAAGATGGGGAATTGTTTTCGGATTGGGAAGGGGGAAGGTTCGCCCCACTCTCGACTCTCAATTCCGCGTAGCTTACCCGATCAACTGCTGCCTCGTTGTCTTCCACGAATTTCTGCTCTCTACTCTCATTAAGTTCTctgcaataaataaaatattgcacTTTCGCCCCAAGGAGATCCATTTATATTCCTTCCAAGAAAGTCCAAGTGTCAACTGAAATATTTAAAGCTGGTCGCCAAGGGAAGACCAGTGGGAAGCATCGttggattattattattattattattattataaattggCAGGCGCGCTGTTTTTTCGTTTTTGGAGTAGCGGCTACGGAAAAAGGAAgaatatgaatatgaaaatgaaTATGGGTAATCTTGTGACTTGGTCAAACATGTGATCGTAAGTTGCATGGAAGATGAAGAATGAATATTCGTCGGAGGGGCGGTCCACGCAAATAAACATAAACTTTGTAGCCGCACCTTAAAAGTCCAAAACAAATTTATTATTGCTGACTGGACTTGAACCATTCATAATGTTGGGTTTCAAACTTGATGTCttcttttaatttaattaaaggAGCAATTGGACCCAGAGGTTGAATGGGCACGCTCATTTTTTTTTTGGAGGGTCAGTAGGTTTGAATTAGTCCATTCAATATTCTTATTAATGTGtttataatttttaaaacaattaaattaaaatatttaaaatagtttttatAGAGAGAATGTTTTAGGAAAGAATCTATATTTTATTAAAAGTTTAAATTATTTGACTGAATGTTGATTTactcaatattaaaaaaaaaaaaactttattaataattttttatagaaTAGATACGTGTACGATCATTATGTTTTTTTTGATAATTGAAATGTATGATGTGTAAAAAGAGTTTTAGAAATATGGAATATCATGTACACACAACCTTTCTATATAGCAACTATGTTTGTAATATAATTGACATAGTGACATAAAATGACTAAATTAAAGAAATGACCCTAAAAATAGTATTCGAATcacaaattaataaattgaaaacaaagTTCAAAATAATCTCATTCAATATTTTTGTATAGAGGACAAATTAGTACAACATAAAAGAATATTAAAGCTAAGAATGAAATTAATCTAACTTTAGTCAAAATAATGGTGATATTTCCACAACAAAGCAATTGTTAGGCTAGGCACAAATACAAAAAGTTAAAGAAATCTATCTCGCTCTTTTGACATTGGACATCAAAGGAGGATGGTGTCACTATCTTGTCCTTTGTGTAATCCTCTCACACAACGAAGGATAGCGTGACAAGAGATATCTATTTGGACATGATAATCAAACTTGTCATGAAAGTTTGATCAATGTCAAGCTTAATACGTAAAGTAGAaaaatcaatatcaaccattgTTTCCATGTTGTACTTATGTTTCATTTACACAATTTTTAATCCTTTCACCAGACAATTAAAAAAATCCATTCTCACAAAGACAAGAAAGGATGACTCACTCTTTTGTTGGTGAAATCAAAGACTTCAACATAGTGAAGAGTTTTTGACCATTTGATTTATCTCCAAGATACCTTCCCATCTCTAGTGAAGATTGGATACTTGCAAAGGAAGTATGCAACCACACGATcaattaaataatagatatttagAATAAAATGTAGAAATTATGTGTATACATTGTGGTGCAATGTGATAAGCAGTCTTTCCTATGTGTATACTATAATATAATATGATTTGAAATggtaggaaaatggtgtctcaactttgCAATTACATAAGGTTACCATTTATAGTAAGTTTAAATTTGAGCATAGATTGGTCTAAAATTTTCCTTGAAGCTATAGATTGGCTTAATAAGCATGCTagtaaatttttgttgcaagatcatgaaTGGATTTAATTACTAGCATGCTTATTAAGCCAATCTATAGATACCAAAGTTTCTATTATTAAGTCCATTTTGAAATCCTTAGATGCATGTTTGAGCTCAAAAGTGGTCATAACTAGTGTAGCAAGTTATAGCTTGATAGAGTACTTCACATGCTTTCCTATTATTCAAACAATTCATCAATTAGACTCTCAGACCAAAAGCTATGAACTTCGAAAGGTAGGTCTCAGAAATAGGAAACTATAAAAAagtgttggacacataaatgagttgtaaaagggagttacacttgttgatgtgtgttttgacattctagattggagataagttgGGTGCCACTTTTTGGATGGTTtgagctcatggttttgtaatactgtttgatggtttcatgtattttatctcctatatattaggtgcatgagatggcagttgtatgtaagagtcttatggctattgagttacctccaaatctttggttggtgatactcctatcAAAAAACTtcctttgcaagtatattgtaatcttgttATTTGTAGAATAATagattgggtggcttttggagtgtggagtttttctctcgaaagggttttccccacatagaTCACTATGTTATGGTAAGGATGCTagttgtgttatttaaatttaatttatgtcATTGTTGTCAAGATTTGAAAAGATTTTGCATTACCCTCTATAGACACCTAAATAATTCCCTAGGCCTATTCCAATTAATCTACATCACCTAATCCTCATTACCTATTTCATTTCATCACTTAGTGTAATTCCCCTTCACCTAGAGTTGACACTTAATCACAtaattcttattatttaattaaacaactTTTCCATTCCCTCacaataaataaaatgaataaataaatatttatttccacCTATTATCCACCTCACCCAtatggctaaaataattaaataatattattatttaattattctatatTCCCTCAATACAATCCATAAATAAAGGAGGCACAACAACACTTTGTTGAACACTTCCAGAtgcttggggggggggggtgaatcaacatatattaaaacttaaccatTCATTCTAATTATCACATGtggaaaataaaagaattgaaatcAAAAGAGAAATCACATATGAACACCAATATTCTAaatggaaaacccaatgagggaaaaaccatagtgagaactaCCCCACTATATGAAAACAagttacaaagttttaggctcaagACCAATGAAGCTCACTGCTCCTGACtttgacttgcaagactaaggcacacaaccttaggacaAGATAAATGGACTTTCAAACAATGAAGATTACTTCATCAGGGAAAGATACAATTGATCTAAATGCAATGAATCAATATTGTTGAACTATAGAGAAGTGCATCCTTTGAAATGCTAGTTACAATTCACTGTTGTTACACATATAAAATTGACTTCATTACTACTCATTTGCAATTGAGAACCTTCACACATACCATACACTATTTTTCATCTCACACATACAACCTATTATATCACCCTCTAAATAGATTTCATCTTTATATACCATTTGCAACTGAAGAAACATCAATTATGTCAGCCGAATTAGATGTTACGTGTAGGGTATAAACAGTCCAAACAAAAACAATTTCCAAAGAAATGTAGAAGGAACAATGAAATGTGTGAAGTATCACACTGAGTCAGCACACCATCCTATCCATCTTGGATTAACTCCTACAACTCTGCATGCTACCACATGGACCAAAAATGCACATGTCGACTCGAAATGATTAAACCGTTAAAacacaaaaatcaaacttactcaaAACATGATGTAGAACACCAAGACTCTCGTGgatgcacaaaataaaataaaataaaactaacatAGCTAAATATCTAAGTCACACAACCAAAACAATTGAACAtagaggaatgcaacacattcttaCAAACTGTCACACTGTCACTATACAAGCTAATATTCAAATCATCACAACTTCAACTGTAGATCAGATGAGAACATACAACCTGGGATAAACAAAGATTTGCATCCACCAACATACTATTCTAACCATAAATAGTGATGAAGTAGTGTGCTATAATGTGGACCATAAGATTGTACCCAGTTTAACAGACTTTCACCAGGACAATCACCTTTAGCCAACTTCAATAGCGAATCACAAAATACACCTCCAAAGTTTTGGAAAATTCATAAGATGACTAGATATACCATCTAAAGAAACCACAATCAATCTCCATACATCCGCATTGTTACCCTCGTATTCTACATTCGAATCCcctttgtaaattttatttttgtgGGCTTTATTATTGGTCATTTGGAGgacttgattatgtgttgcattgatgttttgtcattgatgccaacactagttgtttggatgctttaccgacacccctatgatcccaataggttgagtggtttctggttgatttggatccgacatgatctggtaggctccagtatagtttgattatggaattggcttattcatgatactcatgctcatattcagtaagttggttttggtctggtgatcagatgctatcctgttttcttaGAAGCCTCGCttttggttctggcgagggtttcaccagcaaagcttttgacgaagatctttgatgtatttcttaagtggtgttggtgcagcttctggtggagtttcaggatgctgttggtgatcatgttcaagacttggcggatgaagatcattgttgtagcatgtggacctatactgggtcctggttggtctaggttatggaccgatttaatgaagcgtgtggattggacctctcgatacattttcgggatgtcttatgtgt encodes:
- the LOC131070910 gene encoding uncharacterized protein LOC131070910, with protein sequence MFRVSVQFKCFLPMALTSNPPEESVKISFGVYKPTDGHDIDDAVAHLRSLISLAERAADLKAIILKSVNGSWVAVFCVSSVSQTRTVDDEVIRVVDWGSFQKITEEQKANFNKGKLSVGDIVSVRRIYTDLNNQELIAYSCLAVLKSFFAQIEGLNSSAFYKSKDGKLIMGLGIWDSAEFASALLDSPNGSPGEAYWKDLGATNLKFEICQVVYISKENSPLPQTLDSTDQQIRTV